A single genomic interval of Microbacterium oleivorans harbors:
- a CDS encoding ABC transporter substrate-binding protein: MHRRTTLPAVLAGGAILALTLAGCAGGGQGGGDEPVSGGVFRHAVYPEVGSIEPMTANQPQELQILTYAYEGLIYTDGEGEEYPWLAESWEIGEDGRSVSFQLKDGITFHDGTPFDGAVAAANINYHADPANATVLADVLPAGLVATGDGLTLEVTADASDPFLANIVGDIFMVAQAGLDDPASLEAASNGTGLYELTDVAADKYTFVTRDDYTWGPDGLTSETEGLPDGLEVSVVTDESTRANLLLSDGVNAAQVEGPDVERIEAAGYAYAGRINPIGQMLFNERPDRPTSDPLVREALVLGFNHEEATEVVTGGRPYELTSWITDAPFTCFNDQPVWERPASDPERAAELLDEAGWTAGADGSRSKDGVPLSINFIYDAASGGHASAGELVAEDWDQLGITTNLIAMDGAAWSEYLYETFDYDTGWIQIGVGSPVTQDLFYGGAFPEDGGLNFMGVNDPEYVAYADQARAAATPEKACESWEQAEKVVVESFHTFLMAGTEAPTFMNGATFEITDYIQPVTIRMTE, encoded by the coding sequence ATGCACCGACGCACCACCCTGCCGGCGGTCCTCGCCGGCGGCGCAATTCTCGCCCTCACGCTCGCCGGCTGCGCCGGCGGCGGGCAGGGCGGCGGCGACGAGCCCGTGTCCGGCGGCGTCTTCCGCCACGCCGTCTATCCCGAGGTCGGCAGCATCGAGCCGATGACCGCCAACCAGCCCCAGGAGCTCCAGATCCTGACCTACGCGTACGAGGGGCTCATCTACACCGACGGCGAAGGCGAGGAGTACCCCTGGCTCGCGGAGTCGTGGGAGATCGGCGAGGACGGCAGATCCGTCTCGTTCCAGCTCAAGGACGGCATCACGTTCCACGACGGCACGCCCTTCGACGGCGCCGTCGCCGCCGCGAACATCAACTATCACGCCGACCCGGCTAACGCGACCGTCCTCGCGGACGTGCTGCCGGCCGGGCTCGTTGCGACCGGTGACGGGCTGACGCTGGAAGTCACCGCCGACGCATCCGACCCGTTCCTCGCGAACATCGTCGGCGACATCTTCATGGTGGCGCAGGCGGGTCTCGACGATCCCGCCAGTCTGGAAGCGGCATCGAACGGCACCGGTCTCTACGAGCTCACGGACGTCGCGGCGGACAAGTACACCTTCGTCACGCGCGACGACTACACCTGGGGGCCGGACGGGCTCACCTCCGAGACCGAAGGACTTCCCGACGGCCTCGAGGTGTCGGTCGTGACGGACGAGTCCACGCGCGCCAACCTCCTGCTCTCGGACGGCGTGAACGCGGCGCAGGTCGAGGGGCCGGATGTCGAGCGCATCGAGGCCGCGGGGTACGCGTACGCCGGACGCATCAACCCCATCGGCCAGATGCTCTTCAACGAACGTCCCGACCGGCCCACATCCGACCCGCTCGTGCGCGAGGCGCTCGTCCTCGGCTTCAACCACGAGGAGGCGACCGAGGTCGTCACGGGGGGCCGCCCTTACGAGCTGACGTCGTGGATCACCGATGCCCCGTTCACCTGCTTCAACGATCAGCCCGTCTGGGAGCGGCCCGCATCCGACCCCGAGCGCGCCGCCGAGCTGCTCGACGAGGCCGGTTGGACCGCGGGCGCCGACGGCTCCCGCTCCAAGGACGGCGTGCCCCTGAGCATCAACTTCATCTACGACGCGGCATCGGGCGGGCACGCCTCTGCCGGCGAGCTCGTCGCCGAGGACTGGGACCAGCTCGGCATCACCACGAACCTGATCGCGATGGACGGCGCGGCGTGGTCGGAGTACCTCTACGAGACGTTCGACTACGACACCGGTTGGATCCAGATCGGCGTCGGCAGCCCCGTCACGCAGGACCTGTTCTACGGCGGCGCATTCCCCGAGGACGGCGGCCTGAACTTCATGGGCGTGAACGACCCGGAATACGTCGCCTACGCCGACCAGGCGCGGGCCGCGGCCACGCCCGAGAAGGCGTGCGAGTCCTGGGAGCAGGCGGAGAAGGTCGTCGTCGAGAGCTTCCACACCTTCCTGATGGCCGGCACCGAGGCGCCGACGTTCATGAACGGCGCGACGTTCGAGATCACCGACTACATCCAGCCCGTCACGATCCGCATGACCGAGTGA
- a CDS encoding dipeptide/oligopeptide/nickel ABC transporter permease/ATP-binding protein, translated as MTNTVPGRIDASALAAPPRRRRRSRWASTTGVVAIVGVAALLVIAIIGPDVWSEAATARNIADRWATAGPEHLFGTDDIGRDIFARVMVAARLSLLLTAGATAILIGGGLVIGLTAAILPRHPRRALIWVMDILLAFPWLLLVLFFSVIWNVSAVGAMLAIGLAGIPSITRLVYNMASSVTDQDYVRAARVIGVGPVGIMVKHVLPNIANPLLVQSAAAASTTLLSFAGLSFLGLGVQPPEYDWGRLLDEGLAHLYTNPMAAIGPGLAVVFAALVFTMIAETIGEQPGQGLRALAEATRAAALGRRPAAAVPPVHEPAGNLAEVRNLHISFPDGDGGVVERVHGVSLSVRPGEIVGIVGESGSGKSLTAMALAGLLERPAMIDSDVRRFDGIDLDGKLGPAERRRLGVEIGVVFQDPLTSLNPALTIGRQLTEVPRHHLGMSRAAARRRAVDGLDAVGIPDADGRLHDYPHQFSGGMRQRAMIGMALTGSPRLIIADEPTTALDVTVQRQVLAVLRSAQRATGAGIVFISHDIALVSGFCDRIVVMKDGTIVEELPAARIRDHAQDPYTKGLIACLPDMRTDRTQPLPVIGERYPHDGDGDGDRSEPEETARSGWTHVEVGR; from the coding sequence ATGACGAACACCGTTCCCGGAAGAATCGACGCGAGCGCCCTCGCCGCACCGCCACGACGCCGACGCCGTTCGCGATGGGCGAGCACGACGGGCGTCGTCGCGATCGTCGGCGTCGCGGCTCTGCTGGTCATCGCGATCATCGGCCCGGACGTATGGTCGGAGGCGGCCACCGCGCGCAACATCGCGGATCGGTGGGCGACCGCGGGGCCCGAGCACCTCTTCGGCACCGACGACATCGGGCGGGACATCTTCGCCCGCGTCATGGTCGCCGCCCGTCTGTCGCTGCTGCTGACCGCGGGGGCCACGGCGATCCTCATCGGCGGCGGGCTGGTCATCGGTCTCACCGCCGCCATCCTCCCGCGCCACCCGCGCCGCGCACTGATCTGGGTGATGGACATCCTGCTGGCCTTTCCTTGGCTGCTGCTCGTCCTCTTCTTCTCCGTCATCTGGAACGTCTCCGCCGTCGGCGCCATGCTCGCGATCGGACTGGCGGGCATCCCGAGCATCACCCGGCTGGTGTACAACATGGCCTCATCGGTGACCGACCAGGACTACGTGCGTGCCGCACGCGTGATCGGCGTCGGTCCCGTCGGCATCATGGTCAAGCACGTCCTGCCCAACATCGCCAACCCGCTGCTGGTGCAGTCGGCGGCCGCCGCGAGCACGACGCTCCTCTCGTTCGCGGGGCTGTCGTTCCTCGGTCTCGGTGTGCAGCCACCCGAGTACGACTGGGGTCGTCTGCTCGACGAGGGGCTCGCTCACCTCTACACCAACCCGATGGCCGCCATCGGCCCCGGCCTCGCGGTCGTCTTCGCGGCACTGGTGTTCACGATGATCGCCGAGACGATCGGCGAGCAGCCGGGCCAGGGCCTCCGCGCGCTGGCGGAGGCGACCCGTGCCGCGGCCCTCGGTCGTCGTCCGGCGGCGGCGGTCCCGCCCGTCCACGAGCCCGCCGGCAACCTGGCGGAGGTCCGGAACCTGCACATCTCGTTCCCGGACGGCGACGGCGGTGTCGTCGAACGCGTGCACGGTGTGAGCCTGAGCGTCCGCCCGGGCGAGATCGTCGGCATCGTGGGAGAGTCCGGGTCCGGCAAATCGCTCACGGCGATGGCGCTCGCGGGCCTTCTCGAGCGGCCGGCCATGATCGACTCCGACGTGCGCCGCTTCGACGGCATCGATCTGGACGGCAAGCTCGGCCCCGCCGAGCGGCGGCGGCTGGGCGTCGAGATCGGTGTTGTCTTCCAAGACCCGCTGACGTCGCTGAACCCCGCCCTGACGATCGGACGTCAGCTCACCGAGGTTCCACGCCACCATCTCGGCATGAGCCGCGCGGCGGCGCGGCGGCGTGCTGTCGATGGTCTCGACGCCGTCGGCATCCCCGACGCGGACGGCCGCCTGCACGACTATCCGCACCAGTTCTCCGGGGGCATGCGACAGCGCGCGATGATCGGCATGGCGCTCACCGGATCGCCACGGCTGATCATCGCCGACGAGCCGACGACAGCGCTCGATGTGACGGTGCAGCGTCAGGTGCTCGCCGTTCTGCGCTCGGCGCAGCGGGCCACGGGAGCCGGCATCGTGTTCATCTCGCACGACATCGCGCTCGTGTCGGGATTCTGCGACCGCATCGTCGTCATGAAGGACGGGACGATCGTCGAGGAACTGCCCGCAGCACGGATCCGCGACCATGCGCAGGACCCCTACACGAAGGGTCTCATCGCATGCCTGCCGGACATGAGGACGGATCGCACGCAGCCCCTGCCCGTGATCGGCGAGCGATATCCGCACGACGGCGACGGCGACGGCGACCGGTCAGAGCCGGAAGAGACGGCCCGGTCCGGGTGGACGCACGTGGAGGTCGGCCGATGA
- a CDS encoding DUF917 domain-containing protein produces the protein MVHASPDAPTRERLTSVSAADIAPLAAGCAVFGTGGGGAVYTSQLSTEQALEAAGPVSLVTVDELDADDAVIMMSGIGAPTVGIEMLSSTSQIDALLAGAEAAAGRPITTLMAAEIGGSNGVSPVGWAARLGLKLLDADGMGRAFPEATMIAMNVAGVPCDFAVMADVVGNVVTMRTVDLAWLERHARAVTVASGGLCLGAHYPLTAATAKGAVIEGTVSAAIRVGRALLSSPDPVRAVAEELAAAVLVSGKVIDVARRTEGGFVRGSVTIAGVGADRGRLQRIELQNENLIVLEDGEVLATVPDLVTIVDSETGHAISTEMLRFGQRVSVLAWACDPLWRTERGLELAGPGAFGYDLPYVPFEGAQR, from the coding sequence ATGGTCCACGCCTCTCCCGATGCCCCGACACGCGAACGGCTCACATCCGTCAGTGCCGCCGACATCGCCCCGCTCGCCGCCGGCTGCGCCGTCTTCGGAACCGGAGGGGGCGGCGCCGTCTACACCTCGCAGCTCTCGACCGAGCAGGCGCTGGAAGCTGCCGGACCGGTGAGCCTCGTCACGGTCGACGAGCTCGACGCCGACGATGCCGTGATCATGATGTCGGGGATCGGCGCTCCCACGGTCGGCATCGAGATGCTCTCGTCGACGAGTCAGATCGATGCGCTGCTCGCCGGCGCCGAGGCCGCCGCGGGACGTCCGATCACCACGCTCATGGCGGCGGAGATCGGTGGGAGCAACGGCGTCAGCCCCGTCGGCTGGGCCGCGCGCCTCGGGCTGAAGCTCCTGGATGCGGACGGCATGGGCCGCGCGTTCCCCGAGGCGACGATGATCGCGATGAACGTCGCAGGAGTGCCCTGCGACTTCGCGGTCATGGCCGATGTCGTCGGCAACGTCGTCACGATGCGCACCGTCGACCTCGCCTGGCTCGAGCGCCACGCGCGCGCCGTCACCGTCGCCAGCGGCGGACTGTGCCTGGGTGCGCACTATCCGCTCACCGCGGCGACCGCCAAGGGCGCGGTGATCGAGGGCACCGTCAGCGCGGCCATCCGCGTCGGCCGCGCCCTGCTGTCGTCGCCGGACCCCGTTCGTGCGGTCGCCGAGGAGCTCGCCGCCGCCGTCCTGGTCTCGGGCAAGGTCATCGACGTCGCCCGTCGCACCGAGGGCGGCTTCGTGCGCGGCTCGGTCACGATCGCCGGTGTCGGCGCCGACCGAGGACGGCTGCAGCGCATCGAGCTGCAGAACGAGAATCTGATCGTCCTCGAGGACGGTGAAGTCCTCGCCACCGTCCCCGACCTCGTCACGATCGTGGATTCCGAGACCGGGCACGCGATCTCGACCGAGATGCTGCGGTTCGGCCAGCGCGTGTCGGTGCTCGCGTGGGCGTGCGATCCGCTGTGGCGAACCGAACGAGGGCTCGAGCTCGCCGGTCCCGGCGCCTTCGGATACGACCTTCCCTACGTTCCGTTCGAGGGAGCACAGCGATGA
- a CDS encoding PucR family transcriptional regulator, protein MAQFSIRDLLAERERLGLDLAAGPATGEDIASVDIATLDTLDALAAGTLAIIPATENPAPYRLDVALRQASARGLAGLVFTTDLALAETAVALAERGRVPVLAAPLAKPSDLTVAIDRLLSAGASEAMMRAAYAIEQATAAAASPDGSVDDILTAAGRALGIRLTLEDDPTALWSDNDAVCVGEVPIGRLVSDRPDAAADVARPVVASLLSRASQRQMRERYAPTQSRADLLVELVLAESSRVEAFVGQAARLGFPLPLSHVVGWLKPTAIGDPDARPPRGVGPALELFALQLVEGRAEMWHVAFIQEDMLLVSTEDHGAGDHQRRLREVGERLQRQARRLAGAGWAYTLGLGTPQLGAIGLRQSAAEARIAADSAVAAGRPGGVELTDVTGLRRVLLDFYASPISRSLLNDVLTPLDALGPERAATSARTLLAYLAHRNSLASAGRELNLHPNAVGYRLKRIREVLQLDLEDPDIRFAVELACRVRLLGASR, encoded by the coding sequence ATGGCACAGTTCTCCATCCGTGACCTCCTCGCCGAGCGGGAGCGTCTGGGACTCGACCTCGCCGCCGGTCCCGCCACCGGCGAAGACATCGCATCGGTCGACATCGCGACGCTCGACACCCTCGACGCCCTCGCGGCGGGCACGCTCGCCATCATCCCCGCGACCGAGAATCCGGCCCCGTACCGGCTCGATGTGGCTCTCCGCCAGGCGAGCGCCCGAGGCCTCGCCGGCCTCGTCTTCACGACCGATCTCGCCTTGGCCGAGACCGCGGTCGCCCTCGCCGAACGCGGTCGCGTCCCGGTGCTCGCCGCCCCACTGGCGAAGCCTTCCGACCTCACCGTGGCGATCGACCGGCTCCTGTCGGCCGGAGCCTCCGAGGCGATGATGCGTGCCGCATACGCGATCGAGCAGGCCACCGCCGCGGCAGCCTCCCCCGACGGTTCGGTCGACGACATCCTCACGGCAGCCGGACGGGCGCTCGGGATCCGCCTCACCCTGGAGGACGACCCCACCGCGCTCTGGAGCGACAACGACGCCGTCTGCGTCGGCGAGGTGCCGATCGGCCGGCTGGTCTCCGATCGCCCGGATGCCGCGGCCGACGTCGCGCGCCCGGTCGTCGCCTCGCTCCTGTCGCGCGCATCGCAACGGCAGATGCGCGAACGGTACGCGCCGACCCAGTCGCGCGCGGACCTCCTGGTGGAGCTCGTGCTGGCCGAGTCCTCGCGGGTGGAAGCCTTCGTCGGACAGGCAGCACGGCTGGGCTTCCCGCTACCGCTCTCGCACGTCGTCGGCTGGCTCAAGCCCACCGCCATCGGCGACCCCGACGCCCGGCCGCCGCGCGGGGTCGGACCGGCGCTCGAACTGTTCGCGCTCCAGCTCGTGGAGGGCCGGGCGGAGATGTGGCACGTCGCCTTCATCCAGGAGGACATGCTGCTGGTCAGCACGGAGGATCACGGCGCGGGCGATCATCAGCGCCGCCTGCGCGAGGTCGGCGAGCGACTGCAGCGCCAGGCGCGGCGACTCGCCGGTGCCGGCTGGGCCTACACGCTCGGTCTCGGCACGCCGCAGCTCGGCGCGATCGGACTGCGCCAGTCCGCCGCGGAGGCGCGGATCGCCGCCGACTCCGCGGTCGCCGCGGGCAGGCCGGGCGGCGTCGAGCTCACCGACGTCACGGGACTGCGGCGCGTGCTGCTGGACTTCTACGCCTCGCCGATCAGTCGGAGCCTGCTCAACGACGTCCTCACCCCTCTCGACGCGCTCGGCCCCGAACGGGCGGCCACCTCGGCGCGGACGCTCCTGGCCTACCTCGCACACCGGAACTCGCTCGCGAGCGCGGGGCGCGAGCTGAACCTGCACCCGAACGCCGTCGGATACCGCCTCAAGCGCATCCGCGAGGTGCTGCAGCTCGACCTCGAGGATCCCGACATCCGGTTCGCGGTCGAACTGGCGTGCCGCGTGCGCCTTCTCGGCGCGAGCCGCTGA
- a CDS encoding ABC transporter ATP-binding protein has product MSALRIEDLVVRYGHREVVSGVSFEVPAGRTLGLVGESGSGKSTVANAAVGLAPVHSGEIRVHGTSVLGRGAASRQARRRLQLVFQDPFSALDPRMPVGDSIAEGLIASPRSFTRAERRDRVAELLRQVELDPARAGELPRAFSGGQRQRITIARALASDPGILIADEVTSALDVSVQGSILNLLRDLQQRLELSILFISHNLAVVRYISDEICVMRGGRVVEAGPTESLLANPTAAYTRELLEAVPVLGRRMEFGE; this is encoded by the coding sequence ATGAGCGCGCTGCGGATCGAGGACCTGGTCGTGAGGTACGGACACCGTGAAGTGGTCTCGGGGGTCTCGTTCGAGGTGCCCGCCGGACGCACGCTCGGACTCGTCGGGGAGTCGGGCTCGGGAAAGTCGACCGTGGCGAACGCAGCCGTCGGTCTGGCTCCGGTGCACTCCGGCGAGATCCGCGTGCACGGCACGAGCGTCCTCGGGCGCGGTGCGGCGTCGCGCCAGGCTCGGCGACGCCTGCAGCTCGTCTTCCAGGATCCGTTCTCGGCGCTCGACCCGCGGATGCCGGTGGGCGACTCCATCGCCGAGGGGCTCATCGCCAGCCCCCGGTCGTTCACCCGCGCCGAGCGCCGGGATCGCGTGGCGGAGCTGCTGCGTCAGGTCGAGCTCGACCCCGCGCGGGCCGGCGAGCTTCCCCGTGCCTTCTCGGGCGGTCAGCGCCAGCGGATCACGATCGCCCGTGCGCTCGCGAGCGACCCCGGCATCCTCATCGCCGACGAGGTGACCTCGGCGCTGGACGTATCGGTGCAGGGTTCGATCCTGAACCTGTTGCGCGATCTGCAGCAGCGGCTCGAGCTGTCGATCCTCTTCATCTCGCACAACCTCGCGGTCGTCCGGTACATCAGCGACGAGATCTGCGTCATGCGCGGCGGGCGTGTCGTCGAGGCGGGCCCCACCGAGTCGCTCCTGGCGAACCCGACCGCCGCCTACACGCGCGAGCTGCTCGAGGCCGTGCCGGTCCTGGGGCGACGCATGGAGTTCGGCGAATGA
- a CDS encoding ABC transporter permease produces the protein MTTTDHRPDAPAAERTGPRPRLSPRSDFALRRIGRLVTSLAVVVLAAFFLVHLVPGDPVRAALGPTAPAALVERTREALGLDLPILQQLGNHLAGLLRGDLGTSIQTGLSVGDTIAARFPTTLTLAALGFALAVIAALPIGMGAALLARSGRGRTANSGVAAVLGILIAVPDFVLSVGLIAVFSMALGLLPPAGWGDPADAVLPVLALALGPLAYLARIVQVEMIKVLDSTYMATARAKRLPQRVVLLRHALPNIVTSTLTVGGLLLSGLVAGTVIIETVFAIPGAGNTLISAVGTKDYPMIQGMVLVYAGLVLAVNLVVDLILITIDPRTTIAEG, from the coding sequence ATGACCACGACAGACCACCGGCCGGACGCGCCGGCCGCGGAGCGCACCGGGCCGAGGCCTCGGCTCTCACCGCGCAGCGACTTCGCGCTCCGGCGGATCGGTCGGCTCGTCACGAGTCTGGCTGTCGTGGTCCTCGCCGCGTTCTTCCTCGTCCACCTGGTGCCGGGCGACCCGGTGCGCGCAGCGCTCGGGCCGACCGCGCCGGCAGCGCTGGTCGAGCGCACCCGGGAGGCGCTGGGTCTCGATCTGCCGATCCTCCAACAGCTCGGCAACCATCTCGCGGGCCTCCTCCGCGGCGACCTGGGCACCTCAATCCAGACGGGCCTCTCGGTCGGCGACACGATCGCCGCTCGGTTCCCGACCACGCTGACCCTGGCCGCGCTCGGCTTCGCGTTGGCCGTGATCGCTGCGCTGCCGATCGGGATGGGAGCCGCGCTCCTCGCCCGCTCCGGGCGCGGGCGCACCGCGAACAGCGGCGTCGCCGCGGTCCTGGGCATCCTCATCGCCGTCCCCGACTTCGTCCTCTCCGTCGGGCTCATCGCGGTTTTCAGCATGGCGCTCGGCCTGCTGCCGCCGGCGGGGTGGGGCGATCCCGCCGACGCCGTGCTGCCGGTGCTCGCGCTGGCCCTGGGCCCCCTGGCCTACCTCGCCCGGATCGTGCAGGTCGAGATGATCAAGGTGCTCGATTCCACCTACATGGCCACGGCTCGCGCCAAGCGCCTGCCCCAGCGCGTGGTCCTGCTCCGCCACGCCCTGCCGAACATCGTGACCTCGACGTTGACCGTCGGCGGCCTGCTGCTGTCCGGCCTCGTGGCCGGCACCGTGATCATCGAGACCGTCTTCGCGATCCCCGGCGCCGGGAACACCCTCATCTCCGCCGTCGGCACGAAGGACTATCCCATGATCCAGGGCATGGTGCTCGTGTACGCGGGACTCGTCCTCGCCGTCAACCTCGTCGTCGACCTCATCCTCATCACCATCGATCCGCGTACCACGATCGCAGAAGGGTGA
- a CDS encoding hydantoinase/oxoprolinase N-terminal domain-containing protein, with product MNEPRPLSIGVDVGGTNTDAVVLDELGAVLASTKQPTTPDVTGGIRASIAEVLAQIGERRHRVSRVMLGTTHATNAIVSRRELGRVAMVRLGAPAATEYPPLSGWPADLTATALAGTSMLGGGHMVDGTPIAPLDRDGILRFLDGLDRFDAVAVAGIFSPSFPEQELEVAALIRSHFGPDAQVFLSQDIGPIGLLERENATALNAALYGVARSVTRALLTVVEEEGLDATTYFAQNDGTLMSLDYAAQYPVLTIGSGPANSIRGAAYLSGVDDAIVVDVGGTTSDLGVLVNGFPRESTLPREIGGVRTNFRMPDILSLAVGGGTVVDPATGRLGPESVGYRIESDALLFGGSIATLTDAAILAGASLGGRSLPNLTGGTRSALRSALGRAHERLEEAVERLSLGRLDLPLVVVGGGAFLVPDDLPGAGTVVRPHHGDVANAVGAAISLAGGRADQMSDVEDREAAIEAASTAAIAKAIQAGADPLQVAVVDVLETPVSYTTRPTVKVSVKAAGPLAHLGAFAPAAT from the coding sequence ATGAACGAACCACGCCCCCTGTCCATCGGGGTCGACGTGGGCGGCACCAACACCGACGCCGTCGTGCTCGACGAGCTCGGTGCCGTGCTCGCCTCGACCAAGCAGCCGACCACCCCGGACGTCACCGGCGGAATCCGAGCGAGCATCGCCGAGGTGCTCGCCCAGATCGGCGAGCGCCGTCACCGCGTCTCGCGCGTCATGCTCGGCACGACCCACGCGACGAACGCCATCGTCAGCCGCCGCGAGCTCGGGCGGGTGGCGATGGTGCGTCTCGGCGCCCCAGCCGCGACCGAGTATCCGCCGCTGAGCGGCTGGCCCGCCGATCTCACCGCCACAGCGCTCGCGGGGACGTCGATGCTGGGCGGCGGCCACATGGTCGACGGCACGCCCATCGCGCCGCTCGATCGCGACGGCATCCTGCGGTTCCTCGACGGACTCGATCGCTTCGACGCGGTGGCCGTCGCGGGCATCTTCAGCCCCTCTTTCCCCGAGCAGGAGCTCGAGGTCGCCGCGCTGATCCGGTCCCACTTCGGTCCCGACGCGCAGGTGTTCCTGAGTCAGGACATCGGCCCCATCGGGCTCCTCGAGCGCGAGAACGCCACCGCGCTGAACGCGGCGCTGTACGGCGTCGCGCGCTCCGTGACGCGCGCGCTGCTGACGGTCGTCGAGGAGGAGGGGCTCGACGCGACCACGTACTTCGCGCAGAACGACGGCACGCTGATGTCGCTCGACTACGCCGCGCAGTATCCCGTCCTCACCATCGGGTCGGGGCCGGCGAACTCGATCCGCGGCGCCGCATACCTCTCGGGGGTCGACGACGCCATCGTCGTCGACGTCGGTGGAACCACCTCCGACCTGGGGGTGCTGGTGAACGGGTTCCCGCGCGAGTCGACGCTGCCGCGCGAGATCGGCGGCGTCCGCACGAACTTCCGGATGCCCGACATCCTCAGTCTCGCCGTCGGCGGCGGCACCGTCGTGGACCCGGCGACCGGTCGGCTCGGCCCGGAATCGGTCGGCTACCGCATCGAGAGCGACGCGCTGCTGTTCGGCGGGTCGATCGCGACGCTCACGGATGCGGCGATCCTCGCCGGCGCATCGCTGGGGGGACGATCGCTGCCGAACCTGACCGGCGGCACCCGGTCCGCTCTGCGCTCCGCGCTGGGCCGAGCCCACGAGCGCCTCGAGGAGGCGGTGGAGCGCCTCTCGCTCGGACGCCTCGATCTGCCGCTCGTCGTCGTCGGCGGGGGAGCGTTCCTCGTCCCCGACGACCTCCCCGGCGCGGGCACCGTCGTCCGCCCGCACCACGGCGACGTCGCCAACGCGGTGGGGGCGGCCATCTCGCTCGCGGGCGGCCGCGCCGACCAGATGAGCGACGTCGAGGACCGTGAGGCGGCGATCGAGGCGGCCTCCACGGCAGCGATCGCGAAGGCCATCCAGGCCGGGGCCGATCCGCTGCAGGTCGCCGTCGTCGACGTCCTCGAAACCCCCGTGTCCTACACGACGCGTCCCACCGTCAAGGTCTCGGTCAAAGCCGCCGGCCCGCTCGCGCACCTCGGTGCCTTCGCCCCCGCCGCGACCTGA
- a CDS encoding M20 metallopeptidase family protein produces MITAPAALLPSLVSLRRVLHAEAEVGLDLPRTQRLIVEALAGLDLEITTGATLTSVTAVLRGGRPGPVVLLRADMDALPVIESTGLPFAAADAMHACGHDLHMAGLVGAARLLAARRAELPGTVVFMFQPGEEGYAGGRIMLDEGVLDAAGERPVAAYAVHVDCTTEGGTAVTRPGPIMASASGLRVTVRGSGGHAAWPAHAIDPMPVAAEIVLAVQSFVARRVPVSDPAIVSVTRIASDSAAPNVLSATVELEANVRTLSPQTLQLIRTELPRLVTAIGEAHGCRVDVRFVDSYPVTVNDPAETAVVLGILDEIYGADNVVRLPQPSMASEDFAYVLEEVPGTLVFLGVRPVATPADAAAGMHSAGAVFDDGRLDTHAVVLAELAWRRLIR; encoded by the coding sequence GTGATCACCGCTCCGGCGGCACTGCTGCCGTCCCTCGTCTCACTGCGACGAGTGCTCCACGCCGAGGCCGAGGTGGGCCTGGACCTGCCGCGCACGCAGCGGCTCATCGTCGAAGCGCTGGCCGGGCTCGATCTCGAGATCACGACGGGCGCAACCCTGACCTCGGTCACGGCGGTGCTCCGCGGCGGTCGACCGGGCCCCGTCGTGCTGCTGCGTGCCGACATGGACGCCCTCCCGGTCATCGAGAGCACCGGGCTGCCGTTCGCCGCGGCCGACGCGATGCACGCCTGCGGGCACGACCTGCACATGGCGGGTCTGGTCGGCGCCGCGCGCCTGCTCGCGGCGCGGCGCGCCGAGCTGCCGGGAACCGTCGTCTTCATGTTCCAGCCCGGCGAGGAGGGATACGCGGGCGGTCGCATCATGCTCGACGAGGGGGTGCTGGATGCCGCGGGCGAGCGGCCCGTCGCGGCGTACGCCGTGCACGTCGACTGCACGACGGAGGGCGGGACCGCGGTCACCCGGCCGGGGCCCATCATGGCGAGCGCGAGCGGGCTCCGCGTGACGGTGCGGGGGAGCGGCGGCCACGCGGCCTGGCCCGCGCACGCGATCGACCCGATGCCCGTCGCGGCCGAGATCGTGCTCGCCGTGCAGTCCTTCGTCGCGCGTCGGGTGCCCGTGAGCGATCCCGCGATCGTGTCGGTCACACGGATCGCCTCCGACTCGGCGGCCCCCAACGTGCTCTCGGCGACCGTCGAGCTCGAGGCCAACGTGCGCACGCTCTCACCGCAGACGCTGCAGCTGATCCGCACCGAGCTCCCGCGCCTCGTGACGGCGATCGGCGAGGCGCACGGCTGCCGAGTCGATGTTCGGTTCGTGGACTCGTACCCCGTCACGGTGAACGATCCCGCCGAGACCGCGGTCGTGCTCGGCATTCTGGACGAGATCTACGGCGCCGACAACGTGGTGCGGTTGCCGCAGCCCTCGATGGCCTCGGAGGACTTCGCCTACGTCCTCGAAGAGGTGCCCGGCACGCTCGTCTTCCTCGGCGTGCGCCCCGTCGCGACCCCCGCCGACGCGGCGGCGGGCATGCACTCCGCCGGTGCGGTGTTCGACGACGGCCGCCTCGACACGCACGCCGTCGTCCTCGCCGAGCTCGCGTGGCGGCGTCTGATCCGGTGA